GACAAGCAACAAAGACAACCTGAAAGCATTTGCAGCTCCAGGAAAAAATACTTATAATGGGTGCTAAAGTAAGGCAGAGTTAGGTATAAAACGGCATCATCCAATTTTTAATGTTTTGACAGGTTATCTAGTAGAGTATTCGTGCTATAACTACCGATCTCTGAATTTTGAACATCTGAATAAAGTGATCAGTTTGCTTACTTTGGCCAGCAGATGCTCTTTTCCTGGgggtggatgatgatgatggactGGGTGATGATCCTAACCCTGAAGATGATGATTCTTCCAGCAATTGGATCTTGTGGTGCTCTACAAAGTTCACCAAGTTTTCATGCTTCTGCAAAGTGCCCCTCAGCACAGATGTATCCTAAGAAGCAGAAGTAAGATCAGAACATGCCTTGAAGTTTATCAAAACATAGTCAAGAATGTTTTGAATCATTTGCTGGACAGATTTAGGTTATAGCTAAGGAAATTCTTCACAGCATAGAGAAACAACTTAATTCCCCTACTGCTAACGCTGGAAGCATTCGAGATTTGCACCAGTTCTTTTAAATAATGTGCTTGTGCAATTGGGCATCTGTgtttcaaatttcaatcaatGTTTCTATGCAATTATACATTAGGCGATGTCTGCCATTTGGGTGTACATCTGAGTATAGAGGGAAACTTACAGGCAATGCATTGAGCACAAAAAGAGCATGTCCAAGGAAAAGAGCATCAACATCTGTAGGGCTTCACAAAGAGAAACAGAAATATTAGTGCTCCATAAAAGTCGCATCAGGACAAATATCCAAGTGCCAGTAACAGTAACCATAAAAAAGCACAAAGAAATATGCTGATTCAAGTGAAACAGGTAAGGATCAGTAGCTTACCTATTATCAAATAGAAAGACTTGATCCCCTAATCTCAAAGACAATGCGTCATATGCAGCACTTGCCTTCTGGTATATCtgtttaaataaaaaaattgcatcacAAGCTATTAGTGTGTCGCCCGGGCAAAAAAAAGGACTAGGAAAATAATGAGTAGGGAGTAGGAacctcctcttctttttctgcAGCATTAAGCTTCGTTATATCCAGTAGATGCTTCACATCTCTAGTTTTCTTCCAATGGAGTATCTTTCCGATGGGCCAGGGGAGATCAGAGAAGTAGATATCATGCGCGATGCTTCCATCAGTAACCACCCAGAGTTCATACTGCAAAGCGTCCGCGAGCCAGGTCGAAACCATGGCCTTCGTGGACAGCACATCGGCGGGAGAAACACTTGGGTGCTTTGAGTTCAAGTCCAAAATTTTCTCCTCCTTCAGATACTCAATCACACCCCCTTTCTCATTGTTGAACGCCACGCAATCACCAAATTCGACATATGGTATGTGATCTGTGGAACGAAAATTAAGGTGTGAGCAAAATTGCCTCGCACATGGCTCCGCGCAGAGATTCCAGCACGCCAATGTATGACTCTACACGTAGCTGCTATCTACAGCTTTATCCTTTTTATTAAGGGGGAAAACACTACTGTATCTGCCAGCTGACGAACGGAAACTCCAGCAGCAGAGCGAGATCCCAGGCTGGCAACACCGGGGACGC
Above is a genomic segment from Setaria viridis chromosome 4, Setaria_viridis_v4.0, whole genome shotgun sequence containing:
- the LOC117851275 gene encoding mitochondrial outer membrane import complex protein METAXIN; this translates as MASTSAAAAAAEWKVAERKVLVARKPCFGLPTACPTSLPVLLYLRMAQVPFDIHVDTSFPDADHIPYVEFGDCVAFNNEKGGVIEYLKEEKILDLNSKHPSVSPADVLSTKAMVSTWLADALQYELWVVTDGSIAHDIYFSDLPWPIGKILHWKKTRDVKHLLDITKLNAAEKEEEIYQKASAAYDALSLRLGDQVFLFDNSPTDVDALFLGHALFVLNALPDTSVLRGTLQKHENLVNFVEHHKIQLLEESSSSGLGSSPSPSSSSTPRKRASAGQSYKPKPRAKKERTEEEKKFRQRSKYFLAAQLVGVLVFLSLMGGADSSELDDDDGLDYEE